CCGCGGAAAATTCTTCGTTGACAATATCTTTAATTTTTTCACCAAGATGGTTATAAATATTAATAGTAACATTTTCTCTTGATGGAAGATTAAAAACGATTGTAGTTGTTGGATTAAAAGGATTGGGATAATTTCCAACTAGTTTAAAATCTTCAACACTATAAACAGGATTATCAACACTTGTAACTGAATCAGGAACAAAACCAATTGCAGTTAGCATCGGCTGAATTTCAGGATTTGCCATGAACTTGTTCCACAAAAGTTGAGTTCTATAGTTTTCTATCATTACAATTATTGGACCTTGATCAATAGCAAGATAACTGTTGGCATACCAGCTTACATTATCATTAAAAGCATCTTTAAATCCATATTCACCCCAAACTTGGCTGCCGTAAGTTCTATAAAAATATTTTAATGCTTCTAAAGATTCCTGAGGAGTATAAGGCATCGAAGAAAGAGCAGCAGAGGGAGTAATAGTTCCATTATCATTTGTCGGCTCGTGAACCCTATAACCATTTGGATCATCACTAGCGGTTAAACCCCAGCAATTAGTATTATATCCAAGAAAACCATGGGGATTGGTTATGCAATGTTCTCTATTTATCAATGTTATATTTTTAGCATTATTATAATAATTACAATAAGCATCTTTGATATTTCTTGGATCGAAACCCAGAAAAGAATAGTGTTGGAAGAATAGAGGTCCGCCATAATTCCATCCAACCCAAATTCTATAACCATAAAAAAAGTTAGTATTTGTATAATAAGAAGAACTAGCCCAACCATTTGCATAAAGGCTTGCCGGCACACTAAAGGTTGGAGAGGCAATGGCAAGTAAGTATGTTATCATTGTTTCATTAGGTCCACTGATCGCAAAATTCATTTGCCAACCATAATTAGGTGACCAGTGCCAGTAAAGGAAGTTACTCGTTGGATATCTTCTGTACCAGCTCCATTCAACGCCTTGCCAAATTTGTGTTATTAAATTTCTAATTTGTTCTTCGTTTGTATTTAATTGATCAAAGTATTGTCTTGCTGCAAGTAATCCTTGAATAAGATACGCAGTTTCGACCAAATCGCCGCCGTTATCATAAGTACTAAAAGGTATTACAGCACCGGTAGTACCGTTTAACCAATGTGAGAAAGCACCATGAAATTTTTCAGCAGTATTTTGTAAAAAGTTAGCAATCTTCAACATTCTAGTAACACCTTGTTCACGACTGATAAACCCTCTTTCAATTCCAACAAGTAAAGCCATCACACCAAAACCAGAACCGCCACTT
Above is a genomic segment from Ignavibacteriales bacterium containing:
- a CDS encoding T9SS type A sorting domain-containing protein; translated protein: MIRKCIYSMFVFITLNISPFLLGQDVNPPGTPQNVQGFRYEKHVEVDWLENSETDLLGYKIYKSTGGVFTFYLNVPKSQSYIYLYLGSATLTYYFKVSAYDSSGNESLLSDSVECAPHPMTDEEFLDMTERATFRYFYDYAHPVSGLSRERLGSGETVTSGGSGFGVMALLVGIERGFISREQGVTRMLKIANFLQNTAEKFHGAFSHWLNGTTGAVIPFSTYDNGGDLVETAYLIQGLLAARQYFDQLNTNEEQIRNLITQIWQGVEWSWYRRYPTSNFLYWHWSPNYGWQMNFAISGPNETMITYLLAIASPTFSVPASLYANGWASSSYYTNTNFFYGYRIWVGWNYGGPLFFQHYSFLGFDPRNIKDAYCNYYNNAKNITLINREHCITNPHGFLGYNTNCWGLTASDDPNGYRVHEPTNDNGTITPSAALSSMPYTPQESLEALKYFYRTYGSQVWGEYGFKDAFNDNVSWYANSYLAIDQGPIIVMIENYRTQLLWNKFMANPEIQPMLTAIGFVPDSVTSVDNPVYSVEDFKLVGNYPNPFNPTTTIVFNLPSRENVTINIYNHLGEKIKDIVNEEFSAGENKIIWNGLNNDNKFVSSGVYLYKISTGNNAIYGKMILQK